A single genomic interval of Corylus avellana chromosome ca10, CavTom2PMs-1.0 harbors:
- the LOC132162897 gene encoding formate--tetrahydrofolate ligase yields the protein MSSSKAARQLQVASPVPADIDIAHSVEPLHISEIAKELNLSPDHYDLYGKYKAKVLLSVIDELEGSTDGYYVVVGGITPTPLGEGKSTTTVGLCQALGAFLDKKVVTCLRQPSQGPTFGIKGGAAGGGYSQVIPMDEFNLHLTGDIHAITAANNLLAAAIDTRIFHESTQSDKALLNRLCPPNKEGKRCFGDIMFRRLKKLGISKTRPEDLTPQEVKKFARLDIDPDSITWRRVMDVNDRFLRKITIGQGSEEKGMVRETGFDISVASEIMAVLALTTSLADMRERLGKMVIGNSKAGDPITADDLGVGGALTVLMKDAINPTLMQTLEGTPVLVHAGPFANIAHGNSSIVADKIALKLVGPGGFVVTEAGFGADIGTEKFMNIKCRYSGLTPQCAVIVATIRALKMHGGGPEVVAGKSLDRAYLTENVALVEAGCVNLARHILNTKAYSVNVVVAVNKFSTDTEAELNAVRNAALAAGAYDAVICTHHAHGGKGAVDLGISVQRACENVTQPLRFLYPLDIGIKEKIEAIAKSYGASGVEFSEQAEKQIEMYSRQGFSGLPICMAKTQYSFSHNASEKGAPSGFILPIRDVRASIGAGFIYPLVGTMSTMPGLPTRPCFYDIDLDTATGKVIGLS from the exons atgaGCTCATCAAAGGCAGCGAGGCAGCTGCAGGTGGCGTCGCCTGTCCCAGCAGACATAGACATTGCCCACTCGGTTGAGCCTCTCCACATATCTGAGATTGCCAAGGAGCTCAATTTGAGTCCCGACCACTATGATCTTTATGGGAAATACAAGGCCAAG GTTTTGTTATCTGTGATTGACGAGCTTGAAGGATCTACAGACGGATACTATGTGGTGGTTGGAGGGATTACTCCTACTCCTCTTGGAGAAGGCAAGTCTACTACTACTGTTGGGCTTTGTCAAGCATTGGGAGCTTTTCTTGATAAGAAG GTTGTTACCTGCCTTCGTCAACCATCACAAGGACCTACTTTTGGAATCAAAGGGGGTGCGGCAGGTGGTGGTTACAGTCAAGTGATCCCAATGGATGAGTTCAATCTTCATCTAACAGGAGACATTCATGCAATTACAGCTGCAAACAATCTTCTAGCTGCTGCCATTGATACCCGGATTTTCCACGAGTCAACCCAATCAGACAAGGCTCTCTTAAACCGTTTATGCCCACCAAACAAAGAAGGAAAACGTTGCTTTGGTGACATCATGTTTAGGCGTCTGAAGAAGCTTGGTATCTCAAAGACCAGGCCTGAGGATCTTACACCAcaagaagttaaaaaatttgCTAGACTTGACATTGACCCTGATTCGATCACATGGAGAAGAGTAATGGATGTTAATGACCGATTCTTGAGGAAGATTACTATTGGCCAGGGCTCAGAAGAAAAAGGGATGGTGAGAGAAACAGGATTTGATATCTCAGTTGCCAGTGAAATCATGGCAGTTTTGGCACTCACAACATCTCTAGCTGatatgagagagaggcttgggaAGATGGTAATTGGAAATAGCAAGGCTGGTGACCCTATAACTGCCGATGATCTTGGAGTTGGAGGTGCTTTGACTGTGCTAATGAAGGATGCTATTAACCCTACCTTAATGCAGACTCTTGAGGGAACCCCAGTTCTTGTTCACGCTGGTCCTTTTGCAAATATTGCTCATGGGAATTCTTCTATTGTGGCTGATAAGATTGCATTAAAGCTGGTGGGGCCTGGAGGGTTTGTGGTCACTGAAGCAGGTTTTGGTGCTGATATTGGAACTGAGAAGTTCATGAATATAAAATGCCGATATAGTGGTTTGACACCTCAGTGTGCTGTTATTGTGGCTACAATAAGGGCCTTGAAAATGCATGGTGGCGGGCCAGAAGTTGTTGCTGGGAAGTCTCTTGATCGTGCCTACTTAACTGAGAATGTGGCTCTTGTTGAAGCAGGTTGTGTGAATCTGGCCAGGCATATTTTGAACACAAAGGCTTATAGTGTGAATGTCGTTGTTGCTGTGAACAAGTTCTCTACTGATACTGAGGCAGAACTCAACGCAGTCAGAAATGCAGCTTTGGCTGCTGGGGCATATGATGCAGTAATTTGTACTCATCATGCACATGGTGGAAAAGGAGCG GTTGACCTCGGGATCTCAGTTCAAAGAGCTTGTGAGAATGTCACACAACCATTAAGGTTCTTATATCCTTTGGATATTggtatcaaagaaaaaatagaggCAATAGCCAAGTCATATGGTGCCAGTGGTGTTGAATTCTCTGAGCAG GCAGAGAAGCAGATTGAGATGTACAGCAGGCAAGGGTTTTCTGGTCTACCGATCTGCATGGCGAAAACACAGTATTCTTTTTCACACAATGCCTCTGAGAAGGGAGCCCCAAGTGGATTTATCTTGCCAATAAGGGATGTGAGGGCTAGCATTGGAGCTGGCTTTATTTATCCTTTAGTTGGGACAATGAGTACAATGCCAGGGCTCCCAACAAGGCCTTGCTTTTACGACATTGATCTTGACACAGCCACTGGAAAGGTTATTGGTCTCTCTTAA
- the LOC132163534 gene encoding peroxidase 15-like, producing MSSSSYCSTVIGLLLAFLLGGSLCNAQLSPTFYNETCSNVSSIVRGVIETALLTDSRIGASLIRLHFHDCFVDGCDGSVLLNNSDTIESEKEAAPNNNSLRGFGVVDDIKTALESACPGIVSCADILAIAAEESVSLAGGPSWDVLLGRRDGTTANRTGANVSLPAPFEAVDILKQKFSDVGLNTTDLVALSGAHTFGRAQCLTFSARLYNFTGVGDSDPTLNSTYLATLQGICPQNGTGIELTNLDLNTPDTFDNIYFSNLQTNEGLLQSDQELFSTNGSDTIDIVNNFSANQTTFFANFVVSMIKMGNISVLTGTEGEIRQNCALVNAATYGSDGLLHSSI from the exons ATGTCTTCATCTTCTTACTGCAGCACTGTGATAGGTCTGTTGTTGGCATTTTTGCTTGGAGGATCATTATGCAATGCCCAGCTGAGTCCAACATTTTACAACGAAACATGTTCAAACGTGTCGAGCATCGTACGTGGAGTCATTGAGACGGCGTTGCTCACCGATTCACGGATTGGCGCCAGCCTTATCAGGCTTCATTTCCATGACTGCTTTGTCGAT GGTTGTGATGGATCGGTTTTGTTGAACAACAGCGACACCATAGAAAGCGAGAAAGAGGCTGCCCCAAACAATAACTCACTGAGGGGTTTCGGTGTTGTCGATGACATAAAAACTGCGTTGGAAAGCGCTTGTCCCGGCATTGTTTCCTGCGCCGACATCCTCGCCATTGCAGCTGAAGAATCAGTTTCACTG GCAGGAGGTCCGTCGTGGGATGTTTTACTTGGAAGAAGGGATGGCACAACAGCAAACCGAACTGGTGCTAATGTTTCCCTTCCAGCACCCTTCGAGGCCGTAGATATTCTAAAACAAAAGTTCTCCGACGTTGGCTTGAACACCACCGATCTGGTTGCTCTTTCCG GTGCTCACACATTTGGACGTGCTCAGTGTCTGACTTTTAGTGCTCGACTATACAATTTTACTGGCGTTGGTGATTCCGATCCAACCTTGAACTCGACCTACTTAGCAACTCTCCAAGGGATATGCCCGCAAAACGGAACTGGGATTGAGCTGACCAATCTCGACCTGAACACGCCGGATACTTTTGACAATATCTACTTCTCTAATCTTCAAACCAACGAGGGTCTTTTGCAGAGTGATCAGGAGTTGTTCTCAACCAACGGGTCGGATACTATTGACATTGTCAACAACTTTAGTGCTAACCAGACTACCTTCTTTGCCAACTTTGTGGTCTCAATGATCAAAATGGGAAATATCAGCGTGTTAACGGGAACAGAAGGAGAAATTAGACAGAACTGTGCCTTAGTTAATGCAGCCACTTATGGATCAGATGGTCTTTTGCATAGCTCAATTTAA
- the LOC132163650 gene encoding E3 ubiquitin-protein ligase SINAT2-like, whose translation MSAGHGGGFCHEVTESCIASSDSDPASSSADLRSSAYKKAAPGLGGNPGRSSNNDVYELLECPVCMNLMNPPIYQCPNGHTLCSNCKARMHNCCPTCRHELGNIRCLALEKVAESIELPCKYQILGCHDIFPYYSKLKHEKHCKYRPYNCPYAGAECSVTGDIPLLVMHLKKDHKVDMQDGCTFSHRYVKSNPEEVGNAIWMLTVFNCFGRQFCLHFEAFHLETAPVYMAFLRFMGDEDEAKQFSYSLEVGGNGRKLTWQGIPRSIRDSHKKVRDSQDGLIIQRNLALFFSGSNSRQELKLKVTGRIWKEQ comes from the exons ATGTCTGCTGGCCATGGAGGAGGCTTCTGCCATGAAGTGACTGAGTCTTGCATTGCATCCTCGGATTCAGATCCGGCAAGTTCCAGTGCAGATTTAAGGAGTTCTGCTTACAAAAAAGCTGCCCCTGGTTTAGGTGGAAATCCTGGAAGGTCATCAAATAATGATGTGTATGAGCTACTTGAGTGTCCTGTTTGCATGAATTTAATGAACCCTCCAATATACCAG TGTCCAAATGGCCACACTCTATGTTCAAACTGCAAGGCTAGAATGCACAACTGTTGCCCCACATGCCGCCATGAGCTTGGAAATATAAGGTGCTTGGCTTTAGAGAAAGTGGCAGAGTCAATAGAGCTCCCTTGCAAGTACCAAATATTGGGTTGTCACGATATATTCCCATATTACAGCAAGCTCAAACATGAGAAACACTGTAAATATCGTCCATACAACTGCCCTTATGCTGGGGCTGAATGCTCTGTCACTGGTGATATCCCACTCCTTGTCATGCATCTCAAGAAGGATCACAAGGTTGATATGCAAGATGGATGTACTTTCAGCCACAGATATGTGAAATCCAATCCTGAAGAAGTTGGAAATGCTATATGGATGTTAACT GTCTTCAATTGCTTCGGCCGTCAGTTCTGCTTGCACTTTGAGGCTTTCCATCTTGAAACGGCACCTGTTTACATGGCCTTCCTGCGATTCATGGGTGATGAAGATGAGGCCAAGCAATTTAGTTACAGTCTGGAAGTTGGTGGAAATGGCAGGAAACTTACATGGCAAGGCATACCAAGGAGTATCCGCGATAGCCACAAAAAGGTAAGGGATAGTCAAGATGGATTAATTATTCAGAGAAATCTGGCACTCTTCTTTTCTGGAAGCAATAGTAGGCAGGAGTTGAAGCTGAAAGTCACTGGCCGTATATGGAAAGAGCAATGa
- the LOC132162900 gene encoding peroxidase 15-like: MSSFSLKLSIMFAIFSLFSRSNAQLSATFYDSTCPNVLAVVGGVIEQAAQNDVRIGAKLIRLHFHDCFVDGCDGSVLLDNADGIDSEKDATPNSGSLDGFPVVDDIKTAVENVCPGVVSCADILAIASQISVSLAGGQTWEVQLGRRDSRTANRAGANSNLPSPSEGLANITSKFSNMGLDTTDVVALSGAHTFGRARCVSFSGRLYDFQSTGNPDPTTDATYLETLRQTCPQGGDANTLADLDQATANDFDNNYFTNLQNNKGLLQSDQELFSTTGADTIDIVNRFANCQSEFFDSFGQSMIKMGNISPLTGSNGEIRSDCKRVN; encoded by the exons ATGTCTTCCTTTTCACTTAAACTGTCAATTATGTTTGCCATATTTTCGTTGTTTTCGAGGTCCAACGCTCAACTGAGTGCCACATTTTATGATAGCACATGCCCCAACGTGTTAGCCGTTGTAGGTGGGGTGATTGAGCAGGCTGCACAAAATGACGTCCGAATTGGCGCCAAACTCATCCGCCTTCATTTCCACGATTGCTTTGTTGAC GGCTGTGATGGCTCAGTTTTGCTAGACAACGCTGATGGCATAGATAGCGAGAAAGATGCAACTCCAAATAGCGGCTCATTAGACGGATTTCCGGTGGTTGATGACATCAAAACTGCGGTAGAGAATGTCTGCCCAGGAGTTGTTTCATGCGCAGATATCTTAGCCATTGCTTCTCAGATATCGGTTTCTTTG GCAGGAGGCCAGACGTGGGAAGTTCAACTGGGAAGAAGAGATAGCAGGACTGCAAACCGAGCAGGTGCTAATAGTAATCTTCCAAGCCCTTCGGAAGGCCTCGCCAATATTACATCCAAATTTAGTAACATGGGACTTGATACTACTGACGTAGTTGCTTTATCGG GTGCACATACATTTGGACGGGCACGATGCGTGTCCTTCAGCGGCCGCCTTTATGACTTCCAAAGCACAGGAAACCCGGATCCTACCACAGACGCAACGTACTTGGAAACGCTTCGCCAAACATGTCCTCAAGGCGGGGATGCAAATACATTAGCTGACCTTGATCAGGCAACGGCGAATGACTTTGATAATAACTACTTCACAAACCTGCAAAACAACAAAGGGCTTCTCCAAAGTGATCAAGAGTTGTTTTCAACAACTGGGGCTGACACAATTGATATTGTAAACCGTTTTGCTAATTGTCAAAGTGAATTCTTTGACAGCTTTGGCCAATCAATGATAAAAATGGGAAATATAAGCCCTCTCACAGGAAGCAATGGGGAGATTAGGTCAGATTGCAAAAGGGTCAACTGA